A stretch of DNA from Paenibacillus albus:
CCATATAATGCGGCTTTGACCTATGAGGAATGCGAGGAGAGCGTGCTCGCCGTGCTTGGCAAACGTGAGGTGCAGTATGTCCTGTTTACGGGCATTGCGCTGGATGAGTTGGCAGAGCAGAAGCTGCTGCCGGCGCCGCTGCAAGCGATTATGGAAGCTGATGAGTCGCTCTTCGGCGTAGACGAAACGCTCGCGCTTGGCATTACAAATGTTTATGGTATGATCGGACTTACCAGCTTCGGCTATCTGGACAAAGTGAAGCCGGGCATCATTCGCAAGCTTAATGAGAAGGGCACGCATGTGCATGTTTTTCTCGACGATCTCGTCGCGGGCCTTGCTGCTGCTGCATCCGCAAGGATAGCGCATCAGGATCCAAAGGCGAATCGGTACGAAATCGCAGACACGCCTTAACTCGCGTTAACGCCGCTTTTCGGGACTGGAATATACGTACAGCCCTTGCGCCGTTGCGATGAAAACCAAACATATGCTATCATGATGACATCATATGTCCAATAACATGTGTTCATTTTGCGGCTAATGCCTATACAAGTGTGTTCAGATGTTCTTTTTATCATTGCAAGGAGGATACCTTTCATGTGGACGGTTATCTATATCGCGCCTACGGCAAAAATTGCGGAGAGCATCAAAAACCGGCTGACCCAAGAAGGGTTTCTCGTTAAAATCAGACCAATTAACGTATCGAAACAACAATACGAGATATTGGTCCCATCTGGCGAACTGGAAGAAGTGCAGGAAGTGCTGAACAATATTCTAAACTCGGGGCGGTAATACTTACTGCGCTCCGCTCCAAAGAGGTGTCACTCGTGTTCAAGGACTTATTTCATAAAAAGAAGTATGCCACAATTCCATCGGGTCAGCCGCGTACGAAGCCGGATATTCCGGAAGGCTTAATGTCCAAATGCCCGAAGTGCGGCAACATTCAATTTAGTAAAGAAGTCGAGAAAAATTTAAAGGTTTGTCCGAGCTGCGGGCATCACTTCCGGCTTAACGCCTGGGAGCGCATCGCCATTACGCTTGATGAGGGCAAACTAACGGAGCTGGATGCGGATCTCGAATCCGTCGATCCGCTCGGTTTCCCAGGTTATGCGAATAAGCTGGAAGCGCAGAAGAAGAGCTCAGGACTTAAAGATGCGGTTGTTACGGGAGTAGGGACGATCGGCGGTCTGCCGGTCGTTGCCGCTTTCATGAGCTTTGATTTCTTCGCAGGCAGCATGGGTTCCGTCGTCGGCGAGAAAATCACTCGTGCAATCGAGCATGCGCATGCGAAGAAGCTTCCGCTGATCATCTTCTCCACATCCAGCGGCGCGCGTATGCAAGAGAGCATCCTCAGCCTGATGCAGATGGCGAAGACAAGCGCAGCACTTGCGAAATTCCAAGGTGACGGCGGTCTGTATATTTCTATTATGACCGATCCTACAACAGGCGGCGTCTCCGCAAGCTTCGCATTGCTTGGCGACTTTAATTTGGCCGAGCCCGGCGCGCTTATCGGCTTTGCAGGCCGCATCGTAATCGAACAGACGATCCGCCAGAAGCTGCCGGATAACTTCCAAACCGCAGAGTTTAATCTGCAGCATGGACAGCTGGATAAAGTCGTTCACCGTAAAGAAATGAAAACAACGCTTGCAAAATTGCTTGATATGCATTCGGTAAAGGGGGAAATTATCAATGGCGGGTGAGCTGCCGTTTGAGAAGCCGCTTAACGAGCTGCAAAAGAAAGTCGAAGAGTTGAAGAAATTCGGCCTAGAGTCGGGTATTGATTTCAGCGATGAAATCGCCCGTTTAGAAGAACGCTGCAAACAGCTGCAAGAAGATCTGTACAACGAGTTGACGCCTGCGCAGAAGATGCATTTGGCGCGTCACCACGGTCGCCCTACGACACTTGATTACATAGGGATGATTTTTACAGACTTTATCGAGCTTCATGGCGATCGGCTGTTTGCCGATGACCTCGCAATCGTTGGTGGTCTGGCGAAGCTGAACGAAGTGCCGGTGACCGTTATCGGTCATCAGCGCGGCAAGGATACGAAGGATAATATTGCCCGTTTCTTCGGCAGTCCACATCCGGAGGGATTCCGTAAGGCACTCCGTCTGATGCAGCAGGCGAACAAATTTGGCCGCCCAATCGTAACGTTCATCGATACGAAGGGTGCTTATCCAGGCAATACAGCGGAAGAACGCGGTCAATCCGAAGCGATTGCCCGTAATTTGCGCGAGATGGCGATGTTCGGTGTACCGATTATTTGTGTCGTCATCGGCGAAGGCGGAAGCGGCGGCGCACTCGGCCTTGGCGTTGGCAACCGCGTCCTCATGCTTGAGAACGCGATTTATTCGGTTATTTCGCCGAATGGCGCGGCATCCATTCTATGGAAAGATGCGGCTCGCGCTGACGAAGCGGCTGCTGTCATGAAGATAACAGCTGCTGACCTGCACGGGTTTGGCATCATTGAAGAAATTATCGCCGAGCCGCAAGGCGGAGCGCATCGTGATCTTGCCGAGCAGTCGGAGACGATCAAAGAAGCGATCTGGCGTCACCTTGGAGAATTGTCGAAGCTGTCGTCCGAGGAATTGATCGAAGACCGGTACGAGAAATTCCGCCGTATCGGGGAGTTCCGCTCACCGGAGCCGGATGCTGATCGTGAACAGATCCAAGAGGCTGAATCAGCCGGAGTTTAAATAATGACTGTATGACGACACTGTGATCGTGCAGACGGAGGATGGAAAATTACTTATGCGTAAAACGAAAATTGTATGTACAATCGGACCTTCCAGCGAATCGCTCGAAAATACGAAAAAACTAATTAACGCGGGCATGAACGTTGCTCGTCTTAACTTCTCCCACGGAGACTTCGAAGAGCACGGCAACCGAATCAAAAACATTCGTCAAGCTTGCGAAGAGCTCGGCAAAACAGTAGCGATTCTGCTCGATACGAAAGGTCCTGAGATTCGTCTGGGCAAATTGAAAGAAGAGCCGATTGAGCTCGTTCAAGGCGATACGATTACATTGACGACGGAAGAGATTCTCGGCGACCGTAATCGTATTCCAGTTACGTACTCGAACCTGCCTGCTGATGTAGAGGAAGGCTCCACGATTTTGATCGACGACGGTTTGATCGGCCTTACGGTTGAAGAAATCGAAGGCACGGAGATTAAATGCCGTATCGTCAACAGCGGTCCAATCAAAAGCAAGAAGGGTGTAAACGTTCCTGGCGTACACATCTCCTTGCCTGGTATTACGGAGAAAGACGCGAACGATATCATCTTCGGAGTTCAGCAAGGAGTTGACTTCATCGCAGCTTCCTTCGTGCGTAAAGCGACAGATGTGCTCGAAATTCGTGAGCTGCTTGAGAAGCATGGAGCGAGCCACATCCAGATCATCTCGAAGATCGAGAACCAACAAGGCGTTGACAACCTGGACGAAATTCTTGAAGTGTCCGACGGCTTGATGGTTGCGCGCGGTGACCTCGGCGTAGAAATTCCTGCTGAAGAAGTTCCGCTCGTACAGAAGAAAATGATCCAGAAGTGTAACTTGGCAGGCAAGCCGGTTATCACGGCTACGCAAATGCTTGATTCCATGCAGCGCAATCCGCGTCCGACACGTGCGGAAGCAAGCGACGTTGCGAATGCGGTCTTCGACGGTACGGACGCAATTATGCTCTCCGGTGAGACAGCTGCCGGCAAATATCCGGTAGAATCGGTTCAAACGATGTCCCGCATCGCAGTTCGTGCGGAAGAGACGCTGAGCTACCGCGAGATCTTCACGCGTCAAGCGAATGCGCAGCAAAAAACAGTAACAGAAGCAATCAGCCAAGCTGTTGCGAACTCTGCACTTGATTTGAACGCGAAGGCGATCATCACGTCTACAGAGAGCGGCTATACAGCACGGATGATTTCCAAATACCGTCCGAAATCGCCGATCATCGCGGTAACGCCTGTTGAGCAAGTAATGCGCCGTTTGGCTCTGATCTGGGGCGTAACGCCAGTGCTTGGCACGCCTGCTGAGACTACGGACGAAATGTTCGACATCGCTGTTCAAGGCGGCATCAGCTCCGGTATGGTGAAGCTTGGCGATACGGTTATCATTACAGCTGGCGTACCAGTTGGCCGTTCGGGCTCGACGAACTTGATCAAGATCCACACAATCGGCGAAATGATCGCTAAAGGTCAAGGCATCGGCACACAAAGCGCAACAGGCAAAGTTGTTGTAGCGCGCACGCCGCAAGAAGCGATCGCTAAGACAACGGAAGGCTCGATTCTTGTTACCGTTTCGACGGACAAAGAATATATGCCGGCAATTTCCAAAGCAGCAGCAGTGATAACAGAGCAAGGCGGCATTACGAGCCACGCTGCAATCGTTGCGCTTAACCTGGGCATCCCGGTTATTCTCGGCGTACAGAACGCGCTTGAGCTTCTGCACGACGGCTCTGAAGTAACGGTATACGCTGAAGTTGGCGTTATCTACTCCGGACAAGCTAAAGTAATGTAATGGTTTAAAAGATAGATAAGAAGCGATGGTGCCATGGGTGCCGTCGCTTTTTGTTCAGAGTGGGTGATAAGGTGATGAAGGAAGAAATCGCAACAGAGGCGAAAGCGCTCTGGCATATGCACCCGCTGCGCGTCCGCTATCAAGAGACGGACCAGATGGGCGTTGTGTTTCACGGGAACTACTTGACTTGGTTTGAGATTGGACGAACCGAGCTGGTCAGGTCGCTTGGACTGTCCTATATCGAGATCGAGAAGGCAGGTCTTCTGCTGCCGGTCGTTGATGCGAACATCTCATATGTGTCGCCGGCTCGCTATGATGATATTGTATTTATCTGTACACGGATTGAGGAGCTTAGCCCAATTCGGATGGCATTCTGTTCGGAGATCCGGATGGCAGAAGAGCAGGTGGCGCTTCCGCAGTCACAGTGGTGGCATGAAGCAGAGCCGCCTGGTAAGCTGCTTACAAGAGGCGGCACCCGCCATGTGTGGGTTAACCGGGATTGGCGTCCAGCGCGGCTGGATAAGGCGTTTCCGGCTGTCTATGGGCGTCTACAGGCAGCGGCTGCCGGCGTTGTACAAGAGGAAGGGAGCGAGTAACCGATGTTAAAATGGCTCATTGCAGCTATTATCCTTATTCCTGCAATTGAAATCTGGGGCATCATCCGAGTCGGCCACGCCATCGGCGGCTGGGCCACGTTCGGTCTTATCCTGCTCACCGGCTTCGTAGGCGCGCAGTTTGCACGTCTTGAAGGACGCAAAGCGGTCGCCGAGGTGAAATTACATCTCCAAAGCGGCAAGCCTCCGGGCCATGCCATGCTGAATGGCATCTGCGTTCTTCTCGGAGGCTTACTGCTGCTCATGCCAGGCTTCTTCACCGACATTGTTGGCATCACAATGCTGTTCCCGCTAACTAGACCGTTCTATCGCATGATGATCTATCGCTGGCTGGAGAATAAAATGCGCAATGGCTCGATCACGGTATGGAGAAGGTAACCACAATAACCGTCGAAAATGAGCTGAGAGTGGAGAGTCAGTACTCTCAGCACGAAACTTGGCCTCTCGTAGCTCTGAGCGTGCGTAATCAGCACTCTCAGACACAGAACCAGCCGAAATCGGTAGCTGGGCGGAGCTGAGAGTGAGTAATCCGAACTCTCATCACGAGAATCGGCCAATTGCAGCTCTGAGCGTGCAGAATCAGCACTCTCAGGCACGGAACGAGCCGAAATCATCAGCAGGGCAGAGCTGAGAGCGCGATCGTACTCTCAGCTCCAAGGTACAAATGAAAAACACGCTTGGCCACAGGCCAAGCGTGTTTTTCGTGCGTGCGCCGAACGTAAAGCGTGTCCCGTAGGGACGAAAGCGAACAAAGCACGCAGCTACTCCCACGCATCTCTGCTTCACTCCACGTTCCCATGGTCCCGCAGGGACACCAGGTAACTAAACACCTCACAAGTAAAGCGTGTCCCGCAAGGGACGAAAAGCGAGGACACGCACAACGTACCTCGCGAGCACTTCTCTGCAGCTCTAACGTTAAACCTTCCGGGTGTCCAGAGGGTTGGTAAACCCTTGGGGTCCCCCTTCCAGGGGGATTTAGGGGTGGTTCCCTTCTAGGGGGTTAAGGTTTCGGTCCCCGAACCACAAACAAATACAAATCTCGAAACACATTTGCCTTATGTACCGTTGTAAATATCACGAGAGAGACCGGCCCTATTATAAGGCCAACGACGCCGAACAGCTTGAGCCCGACGAACATGGCGATCAGCGTCGGCAATGCTTCGAGACCGACACTGCTCGCAAGCACCTTCGGTTCGATTGTCTGTCTGCAGACCAGAATGATTCCGTAGAGGATTGACAGGCTGACGCCGAGAGATACCTCGCCGTAGATGAACGTATATGCGATCCATGGAATCATGGCTGCACCAACGCCAAGATAAGGCAGAAGATCGACGAGACCGATCAGCATGCCGATCGTAATCGCGTAATTAACGCCGATGATGAGCAAGCCAATCGTCACAACGACCGCCGTGATGGAGATCATAATGAACTGGGCTCGCAAATAACCGAATAATGCTTTTTGCAGGTCAACCCAGACAACGGATGTGGACTGCCTCATTTGCTCAGGGAACCAGTTCGACAGCCGTTTCACATAGATGCTCCAATCCTTCGAGATGAAGAAGGCGGCGAGCAGGACGACGATCATAATAGTGGCTACATTTGGCAAGGAAGTAATAATATTCACAATGCTATTTAAGAAATAGGTTATAATATTGGTACTTGTTTGTGCGAGTAAATTGGCCGTATCAGATATTCTGGCGTTGATGGTATCGTGATAGTTCGGATTCGCATCATAGAAGGAATTGAGCTTGCCGATGAGATTTTGAATTTCCGGCGAAGCCACAATGGATTCGAACTCGTCGCGCCACCAGTCAATCGAGCTGCTGACTGATTTCGATAGATGAATGATTTCAACGACAATGCGCGTCACAAGCGCGGATACAATCGTAAGCATCGCGACGACGAAAACAAACAGCGTCAGAGTAACGCCGATCCAACGTGGAAGCTTCAGCTTCCGGTTCAATAAGTTTACGATCGGATTAATGGCATAAGCCAGAAGCCAGCCGAGTAGAAATGGATACACAAGCGGCGTTACATAAATAACAGCGAGCACTGCGCCTACCAGTCCGAGAAGCAGCAGAAACGCGCGCCATATTCGTTTCCAAATGACACGATCCATATGAGCGATCACTCCTTTATATAATGCAGGCGGGCTTCATCTTTCACCTTACAGTTTAGCATAGGCTGCTCACAATTTACCAAATAAAGAACGTATGCCGCTAAGTTTACGCCTTATTTACAAATCGTTAACATGTGATAAACATTGACACTTCATAATTGTATTATTCGACAAGCAGGAGGACTACAGAAATGAACAAACTAATGTCGCCTTATGTAAACCGCGACTTGAGCTGGGTCGAGTTCAATCGCAGGGTGCTCGAGGAAGCGCAGGACCAAGACAATCCTCTACTTGAGCGGGCCAAATTTCTGGCGATTGTCGCAAGCAATCTCGATGAGTTTATGAGCGTACGCGTAGCTGGCATTCAAGATCAGATAAAAGCCGGATATACGAAGCATGATTTTACCGGCTATTCGCCCGCGGGACTATGGAAGCGCCTAATGAAGCGCACAGGTCTAATGGTGGCTGAACAATATCGCACTTATCGTGAAGTACTGCGAGGCTTAACGAAAGAAGGCATTTGTTTCCGCCAAATAGACGAGCTTAACGCGCATCAGCTGAAAGCGGTCGACGATTATTTCTTGGAAATCGTTTTTCCCGTGCTGACTCCGATGGCGGTGGATCAGAGCAGACCTTTCCCGCTTTTGCATACTAAAGAGCTCTATCTATCTGTACTGCTCGGCCGTGAGAATATGCCCGAGGAAGAAGAGCCGTTCTTTGCAATTGTACAAGTACCGTCCATACTTTCGCGGTTCATACCACTTCCTAACCGAGTGAATAGCAAGAAGAGTGAATATTTGCTGCTTGAGCAGTTGATCGAGCGGCACATTAGCACGCTCTTTAACGGTTATACGATGATTTCAGTCGATCCGTTCCGTTTAACGCGTAACGCGGATCTCACGTTGAACGAAGAAGGCGCGGAAGATCTGCTAGAGGAAATCGAGAAGGAGATTCGCCGCCGCCGCTGGGGGCTTCCGGTACGGCTGGAATATGGCAAAGACATGCATCCCTATGCGCTGCAGATGCTTAAGGAAGAGCTTGAGCAGGGCGAGAATTTGTTCGAAATCGACGGGCCGCTCGACCTAAGCTTCTTGATGAAGTTTGCTTCTGCTTTGCCGGGCTATGATAATCTTCGGTTTGAGCGAATAGAACCGGAATACCCGCACGAATTCGACGAAGATGACATGTTCTCGGTCATTCGCCAGGAAGACGTACTGCTCTACCATCCTTACGAATCGTTCGAAGCCGTAACCGATTTCGTGACAGATGCGGCGCATGACCCAGATGTTCTCGCCATCAAAATGACGCTTTACCGCGTGAGCGGCCAATCCGCGCTCGTTCAAGCGCTTGCAATGGCGGCCGAATCAGGTAAGCAAGTGACCGTTGTACTGGAGCTGAAAGCACGCTTCGACGAGGAACGGAACATCGCGTGGGCGCGCCAGCTTGAGAAGGCGGGCTGTCATGTCGTGTACGGACTCGTAGGCTTGAAGACACATGCGAAGATAACGCTCGTCGTGCGCAAGGAGCAAGGCATGCTGCGCCGTTATGTTCATGTTGGCACTGGCAATTACAACGACAGTACGGCGAAGCTGTATACCGATATTGGCTTGTTTACTTCACATCCGATTATCGGCGCGGATGCATCTGCGTTGTTTAACGAGATTACTGGTTACTCTTCTCCATATGAGTGGAAGGCATTCGGCGTTGCGCCTACTGATTTGAAGCAGAAGCTGTTCGATCTGGTGGAACGTGAGAAGCAGCATGCTGCTAACGGGAAGCCGGCACATATTATTGCCAAGATGAACAGCCTGTCAAATCAGGAGATGATCGATAAGCTGTATGAAGCATCGCAAGCCGGTGTAAGGATCGAGTTGATCGTGCGAGGCGTATGCTGCCTTCGTCCCGGAGTACCTGGACAGAGTGAGAATATTCGGGTTATTAGTATCGTAGACCGGTTTTTGGAGCATTCGCGGATTATGTATTTCCATAACGGGGGCGATGAAGAGGTTTACTTGTCCAGCGCGGATTGGATGACACGTAACTTAACCCGCCGGATCGAGCTCATGTGCCCTGTTTTTGATGCCAAATTGCGCAAGACGTTAATGAACGTGCTGAGGCTCAATTTGGAAGACAATAAGAAGGCGCGCGAGCTGCGATCCGACGGCAATTATGAGTCGGTGCAAAATGAACTGCCAGCACTCAGAAGCCAATTCCAAGCGAAAAATATTCGCAAATGGAAGAGCTACCGGTAGTCTGGCAAATGCAGTGTAGGCGTTAAGTTCCACAGCTTCTTGAAGTCGCTTGCGAGCGAATCTACTTCCTTGCGTTCAACGGCGAGCATTCCTTCGGCGCGCAGCGCTCGCAGGTGGAGCTTACCGCCAGCGGCTTCAACGCTCAGCTTCCCGATCGCCTGCGTTTCGCTGCGGTCGAGCGCGATTGCAAGCAGAAGCACGGCGCCAAGCTTGCATACCGTTTCGGTATCTTCTTCGCTTAACAGCGGCTTGTATGCGGCAGCCGTCTGTTTTACCCGGTTTTTGCCTTTATAAGAAGCGATCAGGGAACAGATGAGATGCTCCCGGTGCGACAGACCGTTAATATGCGAATTGATCATCAGATAGAAGGTGTGCTTCTTGTAGTCGTAATAGTCAATGCTTGCTCCGATTCGGTGCAGAATGGAAGCAATGTCGAGAAATTGCCGTGCGCGGTCAGGCTCAGGCAGCTTTGAGCCGAGCAGATCAATCAAGCTCAGAGCGTTGCGATTAACCTGCGAGGTATGCTGCATCGGCGCTTCCGGATGGAGGGCAGCAAGATTATTCACGCTGTACGTAACGACATCTTCAAGCCTTGGCCGCTCCGGGAAACGGGTAGCGTAGAATAAGCCATCCCGCAGACCCGCCGCGCATATTAGATAATGAGAAGCACCGATTGCACGGTAGATTGTGCGTAAGATCGCAATTCCTGGTACGATAATATCGACTCGCTCTTTCGATAAACCAGGAACTTTGTTACGCTTATCCAGAGGCTGCTGACGCAATAGCTCGAACAGTTCATCGGTTGAAGCGGCGTCAATCGGATAATTATTCGTACTTGGGAACGGATATTTGACATGTGCCTGATGCACTTTGCCAAGCGCTCGCGCCGTGCCTCCGATGCCGACGAGCGGCAGGTTAGGTGAGTTGCGGAGCCAAGTCTCTTGCTCTACTTTATCCTCAATGTGCTTCTCAAGTTCCTTGAGCTGCTGATCGGACAGCATCCCGCCTTTGGCATATCTCTTCGTCATGCTTACGCAGCCGAAAGGAAATGAAATTGCATGGACAAGTTTGCGATTCTTGAACAGGGAAACTTCCGTACTTCCGCCGCCGATGTCGATTAGGAAGCCGTTCTCGGTAGCCATGGAGTTAATCATGCCGAGGTAGCCATAATCGGCTTCTTGCTCGCCGGAGAGCAGCTCAATCGTCAGACCGGATTCCGCTTCGACGCGGTGAAGGATATGACTTTGGTTCGTCGCGTTACGGATTGCGGCAGTTGCAACGGCACGAATATGGCCTGTGCGATGATGCGCGCAAATGAGACGGAAGTGATTCATCATATCGACAAGCTCATCTATGGATTGCTCAGGAAGCGCGCCAGCTTCATCAAGCTGCTCGCTAAGACGGGCGGAATGTTTGCTGCCATCGATAACGCGGTTAGCACCGCCAACCGTACGTTCATAGACGACTAGCCGAATGGAGTTGGATCCGATATCAATGATGCCAATGCGCTGTTCTGTCATTCGCGTTATTCCCCTTTAGAGGCGTAAAGCCAGTCATGTTATACTGCACATATTACCATTTGGGACGGACGCAAGAAAGTGTTGTTTTGAACGGGTAAAAGAGTAATGTTTAGGGAAAAATCATTGCAGGTTAAGTAGAAGAAAAAACCTTTATGGTAGCGATAAAGCAATTTTATGTCCGATTTTGTTCACTTCCTGGTCAAAATCCGATATGATTAAAGCGACGATTGTGGAACTCGAATCCAATTATTGTTAACGTAACCCCATTTATTTAAATAAAAGAGACTAAAGGAGAGAGAAACATGACAGTGACCAAAGGTCTGGAAGGTATTGTCGCAACGACATCCTCGATCAGCTCCATTATTGATGGCGTACTGACATATCGCGGGATCAACATCGATGATCTTGCTGAGCATGCTTCTTTTGAAGAAGTGGCTTACTTGCTCTGGTACGGTAAGCTTCCGAACCAATCTGAGCTGGATGAGCTGATTAAGAAATTTGGCGAATCTGCAGCAGTACCGGCGCAAGTGCTGGATCAAATCAAGCTGTACCCAAGCAAAACGAACTCAATGGCAGCACTTCGCACGGCTGTTTCGAGCCTGGCGCTATATGATGAATCCGCTAACGAGATGTCGCAAGAAGCGAACATTAAGAAAGCCATCAAGCTGCAAGCACAAATCCCGACGATCGTTGCTGCGTTTGCCCGCATTCGCGAAGGCAAAGAGCCGGTGGCACCGAAGTCTGGCGTATCTATTGCTTACAACTTCCTGTACATGCTGACTGGCCAAGAGCCGGATCAAGTTGCCGTTAAGGCGCTTGACCAAGCACTTGTGCTTCACGCAGACCACGAGCTGAACGCATCCACATTCGCTGCACGCGTTACAGTTGCTACGCTATCGGATATTTACTCCGGCGTAACTTCCGCAATCGGCGCTCTCAAAGGTCCATTGCACGGCGGCGCTAACGAAGCAGTAATGGTGATGCTCGAAGAAATCGGTTCGTTCGGCAACGTAGAATCGTATATCAACGAGAAGCTTGCGAACAAAGAGAAAATTATGGGCTTCGGCCACCGTGTTTACAAAAACGGTGATCCACGTGCAAAGCATCTGCAGAAGATGTCCCGTGAGCTTGGCAAATTGACAGGCAACATGGAGCTGTACGAAATGTCTGTTAAGATTGAAGAGCTAGTAACAGGTCAGAAGGGTTTGAAGCCTAAC
This window harbors:
- a CDS encoding Ppx/GppA family phosphatase; translated protein: MTEQRIGIIDIGSNSIRLVVYERTVGGANRVIDGSKHSARLSEQLDEAGALPEQSIDELVDMMNHFRLICAHHRTGHIRAVATAAIRNATNQSHILHRVEAESGLTIELLSGEQEADYGYLGMINSMATENGFLIDIGGGSTEVSLFKNRKLVHAISFPFGCVSMTKRYAKGGMLSDQQLKELEKHIEDKVEQETWLRNSPNLPLVGIGGTARALGKVHQAHVKYPFPSTNNYPIDAASTDELFELLRQQPLDKRNKVPGLSKERVDIIVPGIAILRTIYRAIGASHYLICAAGLRDGLFYATRFPERPRLEDVVTYSVNNLAALHPEAPMQHTSQVNRNALSLIDLLGSKLPEPDRARQFLDIASILHRIGASIDYYDYKKHTFYLMINSHINGLSHREHLICSLIASYKGKNRVKQTAAAYKPLLSEEDTETVCKLGAVLLLAIALDRSETQAIGKLSVEAAGGKLHLRALRAEGMLAVERKEVDSLASDFKKLWNLTPTLHLPDYR
- the citZ gene encoding citrate synthase, whose product is MTVTKGLEGIVATTSSISSIIDGVLTYRGINIDDLAEHASFEEVAYLLWYGKLPNQSELDELIKKFGESAAVPAQVLDQIKLYPSKTNSMAALRTAVSSLALYDESANEMSQEANIKKAIKLQAQIPTIVAAFARIREGKEPVAPKSGVSIAYNFLYMLTGQEPDQVAVKALDQALVLHADHELNASTFAARVTVATLSDIYSGVTSAIGALKGPLHGGANEAVMVMLEEIGSFGNVESYINEKLANKEKIMGFGHRVYKNGDPRAKHLQKMSRELGKLTGNMELYEMSVKIEELVTGQKGLKPNVDFYSASVYTTLQIPRDLFTPIFAISRCTGWTAHILEQYENNRLIRPRAEYTGPVDQKVTPIAQR